In a genomic window of Pelecanus crispus isolate bPelCri1 chromosome 1, bPelCri1.pri, whole genome shotgun sequence:
- the EPHA1 gene encoding ephrin type-A receptor 1, with amino-acid sequence MELRTWSCGIELSLRLLLFWALLPPEVPGKEVDLLDTSTAQGELGWLPDPPEVGWSEVQQMINGTPVYMYQDCSVLSEGDTDHWLRTNWIYRGEAASRIYVELKFTVRDCKSFKGEVVTCKETFNLYYMESEQDVGIQFRRPLFIKLNTVAADRSFTSRDIESGAMQLNTEVCPIGKLSRRGFYLAFQNSGACVAMVSVRVYYKTCPEAVRGLARFPETLAGSEGLTEVPGVCVEYASEEVGSPPRMHCSTDGEWLVPMGRCLCAVGFEEVDGSCVACQRGFYRHSLGTKRCLKCPPNSLSNESGATSCSCNAGFYRAPSEGHNIACTRPPSAPRNVSFSLIGTQLSLWWQPPSDHGGRKDLTYTVFCQRCHFLSCEPCEAGVVFSPGASGLTKPAVDVDGLEAYTNYTFAVEARNGVSGMGPAPQRTAPALWVTVGHAAPVTVSQFILTQRDDSSLSVSWLAPRQRSRTSVEYEVMFFEKGEEARYTVKHLLEPNVTLTDLQPDTAYLLRVRSITPLGPGPYSPEQEFRTLPPDTGALSGGVIVSIIFGVLLFIGLFLGLLIFRRKQARRRQARPDYNTSGFDREKVWLKPYVDLQPYDDPSRGMLEFTKELDVSCVTMENVIGEGEFGEVYRGSLRLPGKERVVVAIKTLKPTYSDSQWWNFLREATIMGQFNHPNIVRLEGVVTKRRPMMIITEYMENGALDTFLRENEEKFSPVQLVSMLQGIASGMTYLSEHNYVHRDLAARNILVTRSLQCKVSDFGLSRILENDAEGTYETKGGKIPIRWTAPEAIAHRIFTSASDVWSFGIVMWEVLSFGDKPYGDMSNQEVMKSLEDGYQLPPPVDCPSILYELMKSCWSHDRMRRPHFQEIRAQLQHFISSPQLLRPVADFDPRVTLRLPSCSGSDGIPYRSIPEWLESIRMKRYISNFRTAGLDTMESILELTAEDLKQMGVSLPGHQKRILCSIQGFKE; translated from the exons TGGAGTGAAGTGCAGCAGATGATAAACGGTACCCCAGTTTATATGTACCAGGACTGCAGTGTGCTTTCCGAGGGTGACACTGATCACTGGCTTCGCACCAACTGGATTTATCGGGGTGAGGCAGCCTCCCGCATTTATGTGGAGCTAAAGTTTACTGTGAGGGACTGCAAGAGCTTCAAAGGTGAAGTGGTGACCTGCAAAGAGACCTTCAATCTCTATTACATGGAATCTGAACAAGATGTCGGGATCCAGTTCCGTCGCCCGCTGTTCATCAAG CTCAACACTGTGGCAGCAGATCGAAGTTTCACAAGCAGAGACATTGAATCGGGTGCTATGCAGCTGAACACAGAAGTATGCCCCATTGGAAAGCTGTCTCGACGGGGCTTCTACTTGGCTTTCCAGAACTCGGGGGCTTGCGTAGCGATGGTGTCTGTCCGAGTGTATTACAAGACTTGCCCGGAGGCAGTGCGGGGCCTGGCCCGTTTTCCAGAGACGCTAGCAGGTTCAGAGGGGCTGACAGAAGTGCCAGGGGTCTGCGTGGAGTATGCATCTGAAGAAGTTGGCTCTCCCCCCAGGATGCACTGCAGCACTGACGGGGAGTGGCTGGTACCAATGGGCCGATGCCTTTGTGCTGTGGGGTTTGAGGAAGTCGATGGGAGCTGCGTAG CCTGCCAGCGAGGATTCTACCGTCACTCCCTGGGGACTAAACGCTGCCTGAAGTGCCCCCCCAACAGCTTGTCTAATGAGTCAGGGGCTACGTCTTGTTCCTGCAATGCAGGCTTCTATCGAGCACCTTCAGAGGGCCATAACATTGCTTGCACCC GCCCACCCTCAGCTCCCCGCAATGTCAGCTTCTCCCTTATTGGCACGCAGCTGAGTCTGTGGTGGCAGCCACCCAGTGACCATGGTGGGCGAAAGGACCTGACTTACACAGTCTTCTGTCAGCGCTGCCATTTCCTGTCGTGTGAGCCATGTGAGGCTGGTGTGGTATTCTCCCCCGGTGCTTCTGGTCTCACTAAACCTGCTGTGGACGTGGATGGCCTAGAAGCATACACCAACTACACATTTGCTGTGGAAGCCCGTAATGGTGTCTCAGGAATGGGACCTGCTCCACAAAGAACTGCTCCAGCTCTCTGGGTCACAGTTGGACATGCAG CTCCGGTGACGGTATCCCAGTTTATTCTGACACAAAGAGATGACAGTagtctttctgtttcttggCTTGCCCCACGGCAGCGCAGCCGGACCTCAGTGGAGTATGAGGTCATGTTCTTCGAGAAG GGAGAGGAGGCACGTTACACAGTGAAGCACCTTCTTGAGCCAAATGTCACTCTGACAGACCTGCAGCCAGACACAGCCTACCTGCTTCGTGTGAGATCCATCACACCCCTCGGGCCTGGGCCCTACTCCCCAGAGCAGGAATTCCGCACCCTTCCACCAG ACACGGGAGCTCTGTCTGGTGGAGTCATAGTCTCTATTATCTTTGGAGTTCTACTATTTATTGGGCTGTTTCTGGGACTTCTCATCTTTCGGCGAAA GCAGGCTCGTCGGAGACAAGCACGGCCAGATTACAATACTTCAGGCTTTGATCGAG AGAAAGTCTGGTTGAAACCATATGTAGACCTGCAACCGTATGATGACCCCAGCAGAGGGATGTTGGAATTCACTAAGGAACTGGATGTCTCCTGTGTCACTATGGAGAATGTGATTGGAGAGG GGGAGTTTGGGGAGGTCTATCGTGGGTCCCTGAGGCTCCCAGGGAAAGAACGTGTCGTGGTTGCCATCAAGACCCTGAAGCCGACATATTCAGACTCACAGTGGTGGAACTTTCTACGCGAGGCAACAATTATGGGGCAATTCAATCACCCGAACATTGTGCGTCTAGAAGGAGTTGTCACCAAAA GGAGGCCGATGATGATCATCACTGAGTATATGGAGAACGGAGCGCTGGATACCTTCCTCCGG gagaatgaggaaaaatttaGCCCTGTGCAACTTGTGAGCATGCTGCAGGGAATAGCCTCTGGCATGACCTACCTTTCAGAACACAACTATGTGCACCGGGATCTGGCTGCTCGGAACATCCTGGTAACACGCAGTCTTCAATGCAAGGTGTCTGACTTTGGTCTCTCCCGAATATTGGAGAATGATGCAGAGGGAACCTATGAAACCAAG GGTGGTAAGATTCCCATCCGATGGACAGCCCCAGAGGCCATTGCTCATCGGATTTTCACCTCAGCCAGTGATGTCTGGAGCTTTGGAATTGTCATGTGGGAGGTGCTGTCATTTGGTGACAAGCCATATGGGGACATGAGCAATCAAGAG GTAATGAAAAGCTTAGAGGATGGGTACCAGCTCCCCCCACCTGTGGACTGTCCATCTATCCTCTACGAGCTCATGAAGAGCTGTTGGTCACACGATCGGATGAGGAGGCCTCATTTTCAGGAAATCCGGGCACAGCTCCAACATTTCATCTCAAGTCCCCAGCTCCTCCGTCCTGTTGCAGACTTTGATCCCAG GGTAACACTCcggctccccagctgcagtggatCTGATGGGATCCCTTATCGATCCATTCCTGAGTGGCTGGAATCCATTCGCATGAAGCGCTACATCTCCAACTTTCGCACTGCTGGCCTGGACACCATGGAGTCCATTTTGGAGCTCACTGCTGA GGACTTGAAACAGATGGGAGTGTCACTTCCAGGCCACCAGAAGAGGATCCTGTGTAGCATCCAAGGCTTTAAGGAGTGA